A region from the Bacteroidota bacterium genome encodes:
- a CDS encoding tetratricopeptide repeat protein yields MKPGKFLIFASLILFPQVSSVLAQETTGTEEKKTPLPVYERWWYNFTAYFNAYYNADRLYQKVIRGFYEQNLKTGGDIVSVFPVFKKGSVGRGELQKVVQKTLSIVQNAEGSDLVDDALLMMGKSYYFMGDFSPAERKFKEVISNYHDPDVVFEATLFLARTYLEQMKTEEAIILMEGIIDRPDIPDPIKGEANLLLADRFFQVGEYKLAVTYLEAGILLYDDQEALSRASYLLGRSRQNQGDYTSAREWFRRSASQSSLPAAWYWAGIREVECFLQSGDVEGAQNALDRLLDDDDLGNYHPLMVLEQARIDRAGGNIPSAVAQYRTFITDNPASTLIPKAWQEVGEIYETTIKDLELSRYFYEKGSSGNAQPGDTTITVSRNRASRIQEYLELNYDFQELDSVLSLGILIKPVELPDSLKSDSVKVSEKMDPVIADAESEENMFFQQEQSVPVPPPILPPTNDETGLFQQPEPVPVPEPDPFAGSSTSGQVTTDKQIQRRSQPSQRSGNAGGQSNQRSQMVEKPDPFSEKEYSKFLIRNKRKNRFSQASDSASFAKLLENRLTVIEQLIEMAYFRTMEDDSVITRVALAERLYAGSPRLPRLLYARSASQFRKNDTTGYRTTLTSLMNQFPDTEYGKEARIRLGMTDSIGLIRKAEETRLNEAISMMMAGQADSSWNLLQSLQSADTTANYFPRLLYASGYFQEYYRQNTDLAMSYYKRILASYPKSDIAVTLKKQMADAAKVAPATTGKNAETPQVTSARPEEQQVKDGGTKKEEVVFTVFTNLPPRFKRQPKLSVLW; encoded by the coding sequence TTGAAACCAGGTAAGTTTCTCATTTTTGCCAGTCTGATTCTTTTTCCGCAAGTTTCTTCGGTTCTGGCCCAGGAAACCACCGGGACCGAAGAAAAGAAGACCCCCCTTCCCGTTTATGAAAGATGGTGGTATAATTTTACCGCCTACTTTAATGCCTATTATAACGCAGACCGCCTTTATCAGAAGGTAATCAGAGGATTTTATGAACAGAATCTGAAAACCGGGGGTGATATTGTCTCGGTATTTCCCGTGTTTAAAAAGGGAAGTGTGGGGCGGGGCGAATTACAAAAGGTTGTGCAGAAAACCCTGAGTATTGTACAGAATGCAGAAGGGAGTGATCTGGTGGACGATGCCCTTCTGATGATGGGCAAAAGCTATTATTTCATGGGAGACTTCTCACCGGCTGAACGAAAATTCAAGGAAGTCATTTCGAATTATCATGATCCCGATGTGGTCTTTGAAGCCACCCTGTTCCTGGCCCGGACCTATCTGGAGCAAATGAAAACAGAGGAAGCCATCATCCTGATGGAAGGAATCATCGACCGGCCGGATATACCAGATCCGATCAAAGGCGAAGCAAACCTTCTGCTGGCTGATCGGTTTTTTCAGGTGGGTGAGTATAAGCTGGCAGTCACTTACCTTGAAGCCGGTATTCTCCTGTATGATGATCAGGAAGCATTGTCACGGGCCAGTTATCTTCTTGGCCGATCCAGGCAGAATCAGGGGGACTATACCAGTGCCCGTGAATGGTTCCGGCGGTCCGCCTCCCAATCGTCACTGCCTGCAGCCTGGTATTGGGCCGGTATCCGTGAAGTGGAATGTTTTCTTCAATCGGGCGATGTCGAAGGGGCCCAAAATGCTCTTGACCGGTTACTTGATGATGATGATTTGGGTAATTACCATCCACTGATGGTATTGGAGCAAGCCAGGATCGATCGGGCCGGAGGCAACATTCCTTCGGCGGTTGCTCAATACCGGACGTTTATTACCGACAATCCGGCCTCAACCCTGATCCCGAAAGCCTGGCAGGAAGTCGGTGAGATCTATGAAACGACCATCAAGGACCTTGAACTGTCGCGTTATTTTTATGAAAAGGGAAGTTCGGGGAATGCTCAACCCGGCGATACCACCATTACCGTCTCCAGAAACCGGGCGTCGCGGATACAGGAGTATCTGGAATTAAATTACGATTTTCAGGAACTGGATTCGGTTCTTTCACTTGGTATTCTGATAAAACCGGTTGAGTTGCCCGATAGCCTGAAATCCGATTCCGTAAAGGTTTCCGAAAAGATGGATCCGGTGATTGCGGATGCTGAATCAGAAGAGAACATGTTTTTTCAGCAAGAGCAATCTGTGCCGGTTCCCCCACCCATTCTTCCTCCGACCAATGATGAAACGGGACTGTTTCAGCAACCCGAACCGGTTCCTGTGCCCGAACCAGATCCTTTTGCCGGATCGTCCACCTCCGGGCAGGTTACCACGGATAAACAGATTCAGCGACGAAGCCAGCCCTCTCAGCGGTCAGGGAATGCCGGTGGTCAATCGAATCAACGGTCTCAGATGGTTGAAAAACCCGATCCGTTTTCTGAAAAAGAATACAGCAAGTTTCTGATCAGAAACAAACGTAAAAACCGGTTTTCTCAGGCTTCTGATTCTGCTTCTTTTGCCAAACTGTTGGAAAACCGTCTCACGGTCATTGAACAACTCATCGAAATGGCCTATTTCAGAACCATGGAAGACGATTCTGTCATTACCAGAGTGGCCCTTGCCGAGCGGTTGTATGCCGGTTCGCCCCGATTGCCCAGGTTATTGTATGCCCGTTCTGCTTCACAATTCCGGAAAAATGACACGACCGGTTACCGGACCACCCTGACGTCGCTGATGAATCAGTTTCCCGATACTGAATACGGAAAGGAAGCCAGGATTCGGCTTGGCATGACCGATTCAATCGGGCTGATCAGAAAGGCAGAGGAAACACGGCTGAATGAGGCGATTTCTATGATGATGGCAGGTCAGGCCGATTCTTCCTGGAATTTGCTCCAATCACTTCAATCCGCCGATACCACTGCCAATTATTTTCCACGGCTTCTGTATGCATCGGGTTATTTTCAGGAGTATTACCGTCAGAACACCGATCTGGCCATGAGTTATTATAAACGGATACTGGCTTCCTATCCGAAATCTGATATTGCTGTAACTCTGAAAAAACAAATGGCCGATGCGGCCAAAGTAGCTCCTGCAACCACCGGAAAAAATGCCGAAACACCACAGGTGACCTCCGCCAGGCCGGAAGAACAACAGGTTAAAGATGGCGGAACGAAAAAAGAAGAAGTGGTTTTTACGGTATTTACCAATTTGCCTCCACGATTTAAACGTCAGCCCAAACTGTCCGTTCTATGGTGA
- a CDS encoding NAD-dependent deacylase, giving the protein MIINPTPAELAARFTPDSKVVVLTGAGVSAESGIATFRDKTTGLWSKFNPKDLADFTAFLRDPELVWQWYQFRKDTIQSVLPNAGHFALVEMQKLFGDFTLVTQNIDNLHQRAGSTRVLELHGNIERNYCISCGTGKEEITELPPRCDRCGGLVRPDVVWFGEQLPVGVLENAFRKTDECTIFMVIGTSAEVYPAARLPFDAARQGKLVMVINPEETPVSVLSGYHVFARSGEFLPLLVNEIRKQFETR; this is encoded by the coding sequence ATGATCATTAATCCAACTCCGGCTGAACTGGCCGCCCGCTTCACACCCGACTCGAAAGTGGTGGTTCTCACCGGCGCCGGTGTGTCGGCTGAAAGCGGAATTGCCACCTTCCGTGACAAGACAACGGGCTTGTGGTCAAAGTTTAATCCGAAAGATCTTGCTGATTTTACGGCCTTTCTGCGGGATCCGGAATTGGTGTGGCAGTGGTATCAGTTCAGAAAGGATACCATCCAATCGGTCCTGCCGAATGCAGGTCATTTTGCACTGGTTGAAATGCAAAAATTGTTCGGAGACTTTACCCTGGTGACGCAGAATATTGATAATCTTCACCAGCGTGCAGGTTCCACCAGGGTTCTGGAGTTACACGGAAACATTGAACGGAATTATTGTATTTCCTGCGGAACTGGAAAGGAGGAAATCACGGAGCTTCCTCCCCGGTGTGACCGGTGCGGCGGGCTGGTTCGTCCCGATGTGGTCTGGTTTGGCGAACAGTTGCCGGTGGGTGTGCTCGAAAATGCCTTTCGCAAAACCGATGAATGTACGATTTTTATGGTAATTGGCACCTCTGCAGAAGTCTATCCTGCAGCAAGACTGCCTTTTGATGCCGCCAGACAGGGAAAACTGGTCATGGTGATCAATCCAGAGGAAACTCCGGTATCGGTCCTGTCTGGATACCATGTTTTTGCGCGGTCAGGTGAATTCCTTCCGTTGCTGGTCAATGAAATCAGGAAACAGTTTGAAACCAGGTAA
- a CDS encoding F0F1 ATP synthase subunit epsilon, which produces MEKRLHLSMVSPVRSMFAGEVVQVTAPGVNGSFTILPNHADFISELHPGEVKVITVDGMTQYYAVSGGFLEVHRNEVILLAETAERAEEIDIQRAEASKKRAEDRLRQRKADMDDARARLALLRAIARIRVSGKSS; this is translated from the coding sequence ATGGAAAAACGTCTTCATCTGAGCATGGTGTCGCCGGTCAGGTCCATGTTCGCCGGTGAGGTGGTTCAGGTCACTGCTCCCGGTGTGAATGGTAGTTTCACCATCCTTCCCAATCACGCCGATTTCATTTCGGAACTTCATCCCGGTGAAGTGAAAGTGATCACAGTGGATGGCATGACTCAGTATTATGCAGTCAGCGGTGGATTTCTCGAAGTGCACCGGAACGAAGTGATTCTGCTGGCTGAGACCGCTGAGCGGGCCGAAGAAATTGATATTCAGCGTGCTGAAGCTTCTAAAAAGCGTGCCGAAGACCGTCTTCGTCAACGCAAGGCCGACATGGATGATGCTCGCGCCCGTCTGGCTCTTTTAAGAGCCATCGCCCGGATCCGGGTATCGGGAAAATCGTCCTGA
- the atpD gene encoding F0F1 ATP synthase subunit beta encodes MNQGVIAQIIGPVIDVDFPGGKLPSIYNSLTIDRGNGETLVLEVQSHVGENRVRTIAMDTTDGLVRGTPVYDTGKPIEVPVGEAVLGRVLNVVGLPIDKLGDVHSAKKYPIHRHAPEFKDLSTATEMFETGIKVIDLLEPYAKGGKIGLFGGAGVGKTVLIQELINNIAKAHGGYSVFAGVGERTREGNDLLREMIESGIIDYGEDFLEELELGKFEVNKVKKDHLKNSKAAFVFGQMNEPPGARARVALTGLAMAEYFRDEENRDVLLFVDNIFRFTQAGSEVSALLGRMPSAVGYQPTLATEMGILQERITSTRNGSITSVQAVYVPADDLTDPAPATTFSHLDATTVLSRSISEKGIYPAVDPLDSTSRILSPRIVGKEHYETAQAVKNILQKYKDLQDIIAILGMDELSEEDKLVVARARKVEKFLSQPFHVAEAFTGSPGKYVKIEDTIKGFKGIVSGEYDDLPENAFYMVGGIEEAIEKARKIREQVS; translated from the coding sequence ATGAACCAGGGTGTCATTGCTCAGATCATCGGACCCGTGATTGACGTTGATTTTCCAGGCGGAAAACTTCCCTCCATTTATAACTCTTTAACCATCGACAGGGGAAATGGTGAGACACTGGTTCTCGAAGTGCAGTCTCATGTCGGAGAAAACCGGGTACGGACCATTGCCATGGATACGACCGATGGTCTGGTACGGGGAACTCCAGTTTATGATACCGGAAAGCCCATTGAAGTTCCGGTTGGCGAAGCCGTTTTGGGACGGGTGTTGAATGTAGTCGGGTTACCAATCGATAAACTGGGTGACGTTCACTCTGCCAAGAAATACCCCATTCACCGTCATGCGCCCGAGTTTAAGGATCTTTCAACTGCAACGGAAATGTTCGAAACCGGTATTAAGGTGATCGATTTGCTGGAACCCTATGCCAAAGGTGGAAAAATTGGTCTGTTTGGTGGTGCAGGTGTCGGTAAAACCGTTCTTATTCAGGAATTGATCAATAATATTGCCAAGGCCCATGGAGGCTACTCGGTATTTGCCGGTGTGGGAGAACGGACCCGTGAAGGAAATGACCTTCTCCGCGAAATGATCGAATCGGGAATTATCGATTATGGTGAAGATTTCCTCGAAGAACTCGAGCTGGGAAAATTTGAAGTAAACAAGGTAAAAAAGGATCATCTGAAAAATTCCAAGGCCGCCTTTGTCTTTGGCCAGATGAACGAACCTCCTGGAGCCCGTGCACGTGTGGCTCTGACTGGTTTGGCCATGGCTGAGTACTTCCGTGATGAAGAAAACCGGGATGTGTTGCTCTTTGTTGACAATATTTTCCGGTTTACCCAGGCCGGATCGGAAGTATCGGCTCTTCTTGGCCGGATGCCATCTGCCGTTGGTTACCAACCTACCCTCGCCACTGAAATGGGTATTTTACAGGAGCGGATCACTTCGACCCGTAACGGATCGATCACCTCGGTTCAGGCTGTCTACGTTCCGGCCGATGATTTGACTGACCCTGCTCCGGCTACCACCTTTTCCCACCTGGATGCCACCACCGTGTTATCGCGGTCCATCTCAGAGAAGGGGATTTATCCGGCCGTGGATCCGCTTGATTCCACCTCACGGATTCTGTCTCCACGGATCGTGGGTAAGGAACATTATGAAACCGCTCAGGCAGTGAAGAACATCCTTCAGAAGTATAAAGATCTTCAGGATATTATTGCCATCCTGGGTATGGATGAACTGAGCGAAGAGGATAAACTGGTTGTCGCCCGTGCCCGTAAGGTAGAAAAATTCCTTTCTCAGCCGTTCCATGTGGCCGAAGCTTTTACCGGGTCACCCGGAAAATATGTCAAAATTGAAGATACCATCAAGGGCTTCAAAGGCATTGTGAGCGGTGAATATGACGACCTTCCGGAAAATGCCTTCTACATGGTGGGTGGTATCGAAGAAGCCATCGAAAAAGCCCGTAAAATCCGTGAACAGGTGAGCTGA
- a CDS encoding RidA family protein, whose protein sequence is MSVMKKLAGLNLQLPQVAAPLASYVPAVRTGNLVYTSGQLPTVNGVLAATGKVGETVSEEEARRCAQICILNALAAVHTLTGNLDSVKKVVKVVGFVASAPGFTNQPAVINGASDLLLELFGPAGQHARSAVGVAELPKNAPVEIELIVETD, encoded by the coding sequence ATGTCTGTCATGAAAAAGCTTGCCGGTCTGAACCTCCAGTTGCCACAGGTAGCTGCACCATTGGCATCCTATGTACCGGCGGTCCGGACCGGCAATCTGGTCTATACCTCGGGCCAGTTACCAACGGTGAATGGTGTGCTGGCCGCAACCGGAAAAGTGGGTGAAACCGTCAGTGAGGAAGAAGCCCGCCGGTGTGCTCAGATCTGCATTCTGAATGCGCTGGCAGCCGTGCATACCCTCACAGGCAATCTGGACTCGGTTAAAAAGGTGGTGAAGGTGGTTGGATTCGTTGCATCTGCTCCTGGTTTCACCAACCAACCGGCGGTGATCAATGGCGCCAGTGACCTGCTTCTCGAGCTGTTCGGTCCTGCCGGGCAGCATGCCCGGTCGGCAGTCGGTGTTGCAGAGCTTCCGAAAAATGCCCCTGTCGAGATTGAATTAATCGTAGAAACCGACTGA
- the ltaE gene encoding low-specificity L-threonine aldolase, producing MIDLRSDTVTKPTPGMIAAMMSAAVGDDVYGEDPTVNELQDRVARLTGKEAALFVPSGTMGNQLCLRTHTQPGDEVICDYSAHIFNYESGAAGNLSQVQLHPLRGRHGILTTDLVASAIRDRAYWNPWTRLIALENTVNKAGGTIYPIETMKDLYAFSRQAGIQIHLDGARLWNAHIATGVPVHDYTALVDSVSLCFSKGLGAPVGSVIAGTKEFITKAHRLRKMWGGGMRQAGILAAACIYALDHHLKDLKKDHDRIRRLAGIWTDIPGVGIDPETVRTNILIVDVGQTGRSAPEWVQLLKENGVLASPFSSRHVRMVTHRDLSETDIDKACEIIQTVKG from the coding sequence ATGATTGATCTCCGTTCCGATACTGTCACCAAACCAACCCCGGGTATGATCGCCGCCATGATGAGTGCGGCTGTGGGCGATGATGTGTATGGTGAGGATCCAACTGTCAATGAGCTGCAGGACCGGGTGGCCCGTCTGACTGGTAAAGAAGCCGCATTGTTCGTTCCAAGCGGAACCATGGGAAATCAGTTGTGTCTGCGGACCCATACACAACCCGGTGATGAGGTAATCTGTGACTATTCTGCGCACATATTTAATTACGAATCGGGTGCGGCAGGCAATTTATCTCAGGTCCAGCTGCATCCGCTCAGGGGCCGTCATGGCATCCTGACCACCGATCTGGTTGCTTCTGCAATACGTGACCGGGCTTACTGGAATCCCTGGACCCGCCTGATTGCCCTCGAAAATACTGTGAACAAAGCTGGAGGAACCATCTATCCGATCGAAACGATGAAGGATCTGTATGCCTTCTCAAGGCAGGCCGGCATACAGATTCACCTCGATGGCGCCCGTTTGTGGAATGCTCACATTGCAACCGGCGTGCCTGTTCATGATTACACCGCCCTGGTCGATTCGGTGTCTCTCTGCTTTTCGAAAGGACTGGGAGCTCCGGTTGGGTCGGTGATTGCCGGGACAAAGGAATTTATCACGAAGGCTCACCGACTGCGCAAAATGTGGGGAGGGGGAATGCGGCAGGCTGGAATCCTGGCTGCTGCCTGTATCTATGCACTTGATCACCACCTGAAAGACCTTAAAAAAGATCACGACCGTATCAGGCGACTGGCCGGGATCTGGACCGATATTCCGGGAGTCGGAATCGATCCTGAAACCGTCCGCACCAATATCCTGATTGTGGATGTGGGCCAGACAGGTCGTTCCGCGCCCGAATGGGTTCAGCTATTAAAGGAAAACGGAGTGCTGGCCTCGCCCTTTTCCAGCCGACACGTCCGGATGGTAACCCATCGGGATCTGTCTGAAACTGACATCGATAAAGCTTGTGAAATTATTCAAACCGTGAAAGGATAA
- a CDS encoding cation transporter translates to MTNQVVNRSVKRASAVALIGNGFLLILKLALGIYSGSLAVISDALHSMMDVIASAVIAVGVKIGSQSADKEHPFGHHRAEPIAALIIAVIAGILAFEVAQKAVIQMFSGDREILAGVALIALGITVVVKLVMSWYFRKLSKKLHSPSIRALAIDSRNDVAATIVALVGVALAGTGLIWFDAFASLIVAGFIFKGGYEIGVENIDYLMGKTADEDLIRTIRLKALSVRGVLALNTLRSHYVGNKIHVEIHIEVDYRLTTRESHQISDDVEAALQTIPEIAKAFVHVDPVEVLADGTRRTAGFHETHPELD, encoded by the coding sequence ATGACCAATCAGGTAGTGAACAGGTCGGTTAAACGGGCCAGTGCCGTGGCCCTCATCGGTAATGGGTTTTTATTGATTCTCAAATTGGCGCTGGGGATCTATTCAGGGTCGCTTGCGGTGATTTCTGATGCTCTTCATTCGATGATGGATGTGATTGCCTCGGCGGTGATTGCGGTCGGGGTAAAAATCGGGAGCCAATCTGCGGATAAAGAGCATCCCTTCGGGCACCACAGGGCCGAACCCATTGCAGCTCTGATAATTGCAGTAATTGCCGGGATCCTGGCTTTCGAGGTGGCCCAGAAAGCTGTGATTCAGATGTTTTCGGGCGACCGGGAGATTCTGGCCGGGGTGGCCCTTATTGCCTTGGGAATCACGGTGGTTGTGAAACTGGTGATGAGCTGGTATTTCAGAAAACTGTCCAAGAAACTTCATTCACCTTCCATTCGTGCGTTGGCCATTGATTCAAGAAATGATGTGGCTGCAACCATTGTGGCTCTGGTGGGTGTGGCTCTGGCTGGCACAGGTCTGATCTGGTTTGATGCCTTTGCGAGTCTGATTGTAGCCGGATTTATCTTCAAGGGAGGGTATGAAATCGGTGTTGAAAACATTGACTACCTCATGGGAAAAACCGCCGATGAGGACCTGATCAGGACCATCCGATTGAAAGCGCTGTCGGTCCGGGGTGTGCTCGCTTTGAATACCCTCCGGAGTCACTATGTGGGAAATAAAATACACGTTGAAATTCATATCGAAGTGGATTACCGGCTGACCACACGGGAATCGCACCAGATTTCGGACGATGTGGAGGCCGCTTTGCAAACCATACCTGAGATTGCCAAGGCCTTTGTTCATGTCGATCCGGTCGAGGTGCTGGCCGACGGAACCCGCAGAACGGCCGGATTTCATGAGACGCATCCCGAGTTGGATTAG